A single Dermacentor variabilis isolate Ectoservices chromosome 9, ASM5094787v1, whole genome shotgun sequence DNA region contains:
- the LOC142592636 gene encoding uncharacterized protein LOC142592636 isoform X3, with product MTYRGLPFQGVISKYGKSSSGEVLPLRRPLCAGPSSCGGMQYSLCGKSSGIVFVSDKVAVLQAVQLPPGWPHQSPDDGNASGSADGAQAAATGINQAAHASVQPGANVALYASKRQLQFCTLCPYTTIFTNSMVRHMRTHTGEKPFKCGVCPRTFTQKHHAREHMRTHTGVAPFQCNVCSRKYFSKCKLRDHMIVKHNGGDVKGGSSLQITYVGNTSS from the exons TGTCATTTCCAAGTATGGCAAGTCTTCAAGTGGAGAAGTCTTACCACTGCGCAGACCTTTATGCGCGGGGCCTTCAAGCTGCGGTGGCATGCAATACAGCTTATGTGGCAAGTCGTCAG GTATAGTTTTCGTTTCAGACAAAGTTGCAGTGCTCCAAGCCGTTCAGCTGCCACCAGGCTGGCCCCACCAATCCCCCGACGATGGCAACGCTTCGGGCAGTGCCGACGGCGCACAGGCAGCAGCGACGGGCATCAACCAAGCTGCCCACGCCTCCGTGCAACCTGGGGCGAACGTCGCGTTGTACGCAAGCAAAAGGCAGCTGCAGTTCTGCACCTTGTGTCCGTACACGACCATCTTCACCAACAGCATGGTGCGGCACATGCGGACGCACACGGGCGAAAAGCCGTTCAAGTGCGGCGTCTGCCCGCGCACCTTCACCCAGAAGCACCACGCGAGAGAGCACATGCGGACCCACACAGGCGTGGCGCCGTTCCAGTGCAATGTGTGCTCTCGTAAATATTTCAGCAAATGTAAACTGCGTGACCACATGATCGTTAAGCATAACGGTGGAGATGTCAAGGGAGGTTCGTCACTCCAAATTACTTACGTGGGGAACACGTCGTCCTGA
- the LOC142592636 gene encoding uncharacterized protein LOC142592636 isoform X2, producing the protein MTYRGLPFQGYYASAIQVLPGVISKYGKSSSGEVLPLRRPLCAGPSSCGGMQYSLCGKSSGIVFVSDKVAVLQAVQLPPGWPHQSPDDGNASGSADGAQAAATGINQAAHASVQPGANVALYASKRQLQFCTLCPYTTIFTNSMVRHMRTHTGEKPFKCGVCPRTFTQKHHAREHMRTHTGVAPFQCNVCSRKYFSKCKLRDHMIVKHNGGDVKGGSSLQITYVGNTSS; encoded by the exons TGTCATTTCCAAGTATGGCAAGTCTTCAAGTGGAGAAGTCTTACCACTGCGCAGACCTTTATGCGCGGGGCCTTCAAGCTGCGGTGGCATGCAATACAGCTTATGTGGCAAGTCGTCAG GTATAGTTTTCGTTTCAGACAAAGTTGCAGTGCTCCAAGCCGTTCAGCTGCCACCAGGCTGGCCCCACCAATCCCCCGACGATGGCAACGCTTCGGGCAGTGCCGACGGCGCACAGGCAGCAGCGACGGGCATCAACCAAGCTGCCCACGCCTCCGTGCAACCTGGGGCGAACGTCGCGTTGTACGCAAGCAAAAGGCAGCTGCAGTTCTGCACCTTGTGTCCGTACACGACCATCTTCACCAACAGCATGGTGCGGCACATGCGGACGCACACGGGCGAAAAGCCGTTCAAGTGCGGCGTCTGCCCGCGCACCTTCACCCAGAAGCACCACGCGAGAGAGCACATGCGGACCCACACAGGCGTGGCGCCGTTCCAGTGCAATGTGTGCTCTCGTAAATATTTCAGCAAATGTAAACTGCGTGACCACATGATCGTTAAGCATAACGGTGGAGATGTCAAGGGAGGTTCGTCACTCCAAATTACTTACGTGGGGAACACGTCGTCCTGA